A part of Chanos chanos chromosome 9, fChaCha1.1, whole genome shotgun sequence genomic DNA contains:
- the LOC115820158 gene encoding histone H1-like — protein sequence MAEEAPAPAAAAPAKAPKKKAASKPRKAGPSVGELIVKAVSASKERSGVSLAALKKALAAGGYDVEKNNSRVKLAVKSLVTKGTLVQTKGTGASGSFKLNKKAEAPKKKKPAKKAAPKAKKPAAKKPAAAKKPKKAAAKKPAAAKKSPKKAKKPAAAPKKAAKSPKKAKKPAAPKKATKSPKKAKAAKPKAAKAKAKKAAPKKK from the coding sequence ATGGCAGAAGAAGCTCCAGCACCCGCCGCCGCAGCACCAGCAAAAGCGCCTAAGAAGAAGGCGGCATCCAAGCCCAGAAAAGCGGGACCCAGTGTTGGCGAACTCATCGTTAAGGCTGTGTCCGCCTCTAAAGAGCGGAGTGGAGTTTCTCTCGCCGCTCTGAAGAAAGCCTTGGCTGCCGGCGGCTACGACGTGGAGAAGAACAACTCCCGCGTCAAACTTGCAGTCAAGAGCTTGGTGACGAAGGGCACTCTTGTCCAGACCAAAGGAACAGGTGCCTCTGGCTCCTTCAAGCTGAACAAGAAGGCGGAGGCCCCCAAAAAGAAGAAGCCTGCCAAGAAAGCCGCGCCGAAAGCCAAGAAACCGGCAGCTAAGAAGCCCGCTGCCGCCAAGAAGCCCAAGAAGGCAGCGGCAAAGAAGCCAGCTGCGGCCAAGAAGTCCCCCAAGAAGGCTAAGAAACCAGCCGCCGCTCCTAAGAAAGCCGCCAAGAGCCCCAAAAAGGCCAAGAAGCCCGCAGCGCCCAAAAAGGCGACCAAGAGCCCCAAGAAAGCCAAGGCAGCCAAGCCTAAAGCAGCTAAAGCCAAGGCCAAGAAGGCAGCCCCCAAAaagaagtaa